TGATCAATGAAGGCAGCAGACTTGTCGAACTCGAACCCGGCTCGCCCCACGCGGCGCTCGAAGCCGGCATCGGCATGGTCCACCAGCATTTCACGCTCGCGGAAAACCTCAGCGCGCTCGACAATATCCTGCTTGGCACCGAACGCCTTGCGGCGCTGGCCTCCGCGCGAGCCCCCGCCCGGATGAAGCTGGAAGATCTGATGGACCGGTCCGGCCTGAATGTCGCGCTGGACACCCGGATTTCCGACCTGTCCGTTGGCGAAAAGCAGCGCGTTGAGATCCTCAAGGCACTTTACCGGGACGCACGCGTTCTGGTGCTCGACGAGCCGACCGCCGTCCTGACACCGCAGGAATCCGAAACCCTGTTCGCCACCCTGAAGAAGCTGGCTGCAGACGGGCTCGGCATCATCTTCATCTCGCACAAACTCGCTGAAGTCGTGGCGTCCTCGAACCGGGTGGCGGTCTTGCGCGGCGGCCGCAAGGTGGCCGACCTGCCGACGGCCGAAAGCGACCAGCGCAAACTTGCCGAACTCATGGTCGGTCACGAGATCACGGAGCTGGTCCGATCCCCGGGAAAGCCGGGCGCAACGCTGTTTTCCCTGGCGAATGTCTTTGCCGGTCACGGCCGCGATGCGCTGCTGGACGCCGATCTCGACCTGAGATCAGGTGAAATTCTGGGTATTGCCGGCGTATCGGGCAACGGCCAGACGACACTCGCGCGCGTTATCTCGGGACTGGAAGCCGTCACCGCGGGCACCCTCAGCCTGGAGGGCGCGCCTCTGACCCACGCCGATGCCAGGCACATGATTGATCTTGGTCTCGCACGCATTCCGGAGGACCGGCATCACGACGGTATCGTGGGGGCGATGAGCGTTGCGGAGAACCTTGCCATTGAGAGTATCCGCAAGCCCGAAAACCAGCGTTTCGGTCTGTTGCGCTTTGCAGCCCTGCGTGAAAGGGCCAAGGCCCTGATCAGCGCCTATGACATTCGCTGCCAGAGCGATGCCAGTCCCGCACGGCTGTTGTCCGGCGGCAACATCCAGAAAATTGTCCTGGCCCGAACGCTGGAAGCCAAACCGAAGGTCGTGCTTGCCGCACAGCCCTCTCGCGGACTGGATGTCGGGGCAACATCCGACGTGCACAAACGCCTGCTGGCCGCCCGCGAACGCGGCGCCGGCGTCATTCTGATTTCCGAGGACCTGGACGAACTCATGCGCCTTTCCGACCGCATTGCCGTGATCCACCGGGGGCACCTGTCCCGGGCGGAGGCGACGGAAACCCTTGATCGCGCAACGCTTGGTCTGCGCATGGCCGGACATGGCGGCGAGGCGGCAGCATGATCCGGTTCGAACCAAGAGGCCCTGTTCCCGTTACCCGTGTCCTGGCTGTCACGCTGGCCGCCGCGGTGGCAGCCCTGCTGCTCGCGGCGATCCCGATGGCCTTCGCCGGCCTCTCCGTCTTCGAGGCCTATGGCCTGATGGTCAAGGGCGCTTTCGGATCGGTCTTTGCCTTTACCGAGATGCTGACCCGGGCGACCCCGCTGATCCTGACAGGTCTGGCCGCGGCGGTCGCCTTCCGGGCGAAGCTCTGGAACATCGGCGCGGAAGGCCAGCTTTATGCAGGCGCGCTCGCCGCCGTTGCGGTCGGCACCGGCCTGGTTTCGGGTCCCTCCTTCATTCTGATCCCGCTGGTCGTTCTGGCAGGTGCGCTGGCGGGCGGGCTCGTCATGCTCGGCCCGACCCTTCTGAAGACCCGGCTCGGCGTCGACGAAGTCGTCACCACGCTGCTGCTCAATTTCGTCATTGTGCTGTTCGTTCAGATGATGCTGGAAGGACCCATGCAGGACCCGATGGGCATGGGCTGGCCCCAGTCGGAGCCCATCCTTGATGAGGCCGCCTTGCCCAAGCTGATGGCACGGATGCGCATCCACTGGGGTCTGATCCTGGCTCTCGTCGCCGCGCTCGGCGTCTATTTCCTCCTCAAGCGGACGGTCTGGGGCTTCGAGATCCGGGCGGTGGGCGAAAACGCCGCCGCTGCGCGCCATGCCGGCATTCCGGTCACGGGCACCTTCATCCGGGTTGGTCTTCTGTCCGGTGCTCTCGCCGGACTGGCCGGTGTCGGCGAGGTCGCCGGCCTGAAAGGCTATCTCACGGCGGACCTTTCCCCGGGCTTCGGCTATTCCGGCATTGTGGTGGCCATGCTTGCCGGCCTGTCGCCGGTCGGCGTGGTGCTGGCAGCGCTTTTCATCGCCAGCATTTTTGTCGGCGCCGATTCCATGTCGCGCGCCACAGGCGTTTCCAACTACCTTGCCGATCTCATCGTCGCGATGGCCCTGCTCTGCGTTCTGGTGTCCGGCCTGTTCCTGAGGTTCAAGATCCGCTTTGTCGGTGGCCCGGCCGCGAAGGAGGCTGCCGAATGACCGAGATTCTCGACATCCTTCTCTCGGCAAATTTCTGGGCCGCCTCGCTCCGGATCGCCACCCCTCTGATTTTCGGGGTCATTGGCGCCCTGATCTGCGAGCGCGCCGGCGTGCTCAATCTGGGCATCGAAGGGATCTTCACCGCAGGCGCCATGGCCGGCTGGATGGCCGTCTGGCTGGGGGCTGGCTTGTGGGGCGGGGTCCTGGTTGCCGCCATGGCCGGCGCCTTTTTCGGCCTGATCCATGCCATCCTGACGGTACCGCTCGGCCTCTCCCAGCATGTTTCCGGGATCGGGGTGACGCTGTTTGCCACCTCGCTCAGTTACTTCATCTACAGAACCGCCCTGCCCGATGTCTCTTCGCCGCCGCGCATCGAGGCCTTCAAGCCGCTGGATATTCCTGTCCTCAGCGACCTGCCCTTTATAGGCCCCGCACTTTTCCAGCAGACCTCCCTGACATTCCTGGCGCTGGTTCTGGTTGCCGTCACGGCCTATGTGCTCTACCGCACGCCACTGGGGCTTGCGATCCGCGCGGTCGGCGACAATCCGTCCGCTGTCGAATCCCAGGGCCTTTCCGTCTATGCCATCCGCATGTGCACCGTTGTCGCGGGTTCGGCGATCATGGCGCTTGGCGGCGCCTTCCTGACCATGTCCGCGTTCGACGCCTTCTTTTTCGGCATGGTCAATGGCCGAGGCTGGATCTGCATTGCGCTGACCGTCTTCGCCTCCTGGCGCCCCGGCAAGGCCCTGATCGGCGCGTTGCTCTTCGGCGCTTTTGATGCGTTCCAGGTGCGTCTTCAGACCGAAGTCGGCAGTTTCATTCCGGGCCAGGTGTTCCTGATGATGCCCTATCTCCTGTCCATTGCCGCGCTGATTGTGGTCGCCCGCAAGGCCGACTATCCAAGGGCGCTGCTGGTGCCTTACTTCCGCGGCCAACGTTGAGAGGACCGACATGAGCTTCGACCTTCTCGTCAAGAACGCCAATCTGCCCGACGGCCGTCACGGTCTCGATATCGCGTGCAAGGACGGCCGGATCGCGACCGTGGAAGCCGGCATTGCCGCGGAAGCGGCAACGGTGATCGACGTCGGCGGCAAGCTGGTCTCGCCGCCCTTTGTCGACAGCCACTTCCACATGGATGCAACGCTCTCCCTGGGCCTGCCGCGCATGAACCGCAGCGGCACCCTTCTGGAAGGCATTGCGCTCTGGGGAGAGCTGAAGGAGATCCTCACCGTTGAGGCGGTTGTCGAGCGCGCCTTGAAATACTGCGACCTCGCGGTCTCGCAGGGGCTGCTCGCGATCCGATCCCATGTCGATGTCTGCGACGACCGGCTCACAGGTGTCAAAGGCCTCCTGGAAGTGCGTGAGAAGGTGAAGGACTATATCGACCTGCAGCTCGTCGCCTTCCCGCAGGACGGTCTCTACAGGTCCCCGAACGCGGAGAAAAACCTCCTGACCGCACTCGACATGGGCGTCGATATTGTCGGCGGCATTCCCCACTTCGAACGCACCATGCAGGACGGCGCCCGGTCCGTTGCCCGGCTTTGCGAAATTGCGGCTGAACGCGGTCTGATGGTCGACATGCATTGCGA
This genomic interval from Labrenzia sp. VG12 contains the following:
- a CDS encoding ABC transporter permease, which gives rise to MIRFEPRGPVPVTRVLAVTLAAAVAALLLAAIPMAFAGLSVFEAYGLMVKGAFGSVFAFTEMLTRATPLILTGLAAAVAFRAKLWNIGAEGQLYAGALAAVAVGTGLVSGPSFILIPLVVLAGALAGGLVMLGPTLLKTRLGVDEVVTTLLLNFVIVLFVQMMLEGPMQDPMGMGWPQSEPILDEAALPKLMARMRIHWGLILALVAALGVYFLLKRTVWGFEIRAVGENAAAARHAGIPVTGTFIRVGLLSGALAGLAGVGEVAGLKGYLTADLSPGFGYSGIVVAMLAGLSPVGVVLAALFIASIFVGADSMSRATGVSNYLADLIVAMALLCVLVSGLFLRFKIRFVGGPAAKEAAE
- a CDS encoding ABC transporter permease, yielding MTEILDILLSANFWAASLRIATPLIFGVIGALICERAGVLNLGIEGIFTAGAMAGWMAVWLGAGLWGGVLVAAMAGAFFGLIHAILTVPLGLSQHVSGIGVTLFATSLSYFIYRTALPDVSSPPRIEAFKPLDIPVLSDLPFIGPALFQQTSLTFLALVLVAVTAYVLYRTPLGLAIRAVGDNPSAVESQGLSVYAIRMCTVVAGSAIMALGGAFLTMSAFDAFFFGMVNGRGWICIALTVFASWRPGKALIGALLFGAFDAFQVRLQTEVGSFIPGQVFLMMPYLLSIAALIVVARKADYPRALLVPYFRGQR
- a CDS encoding ABC transporter ATP-binding protein, coding for MTEPAEEADVVLRLDGITKRFGALTANGDVSLDLSRGEILALLGENGAGKTTLMNILFGHYVADEGRVLINEGSRLVELEPGSPHAALEAGIGMVHQHFTLAENLSALDNILLGTERLAALASARAPARMKLEDLMDRSGLNVALDTRISDLSVGEKQRVEILKALYRDARVLVLDEPTAVLTPQESETLFATLKKLAADGLGIIFISHKLAEVVASSNRVAVLRGGRKVADLPTAESDQRKLAELMVGHEITELVRSPGKPGATLFSLANVFAGHGRDALLDADLDLRSGEILGIAGVSGNGQTTLARVISGLEAVTAGTLSLEGAPLTHADARHMIDLGLARIPEDRHHDGIVGAMSVAENLAIESIRKPENQRFGLLRFAALRERAKALISAYDIRCQSDASPARLLSGGNIQKIVLARTLEAKPKVVLAAQPSRGLDVGATSDVHKRLLAARERGAGVILISEDLDELMRLSDRIAVIHRGHLSRAEATETLDRATLGLRMAGHGGEAAA